Proteins encoded within one genomic window of Onychostoma macrolepis isolate SWU-2019 chromosome 11, ASM1243209v1, whole genome shotgun sequence:
- the phf20a gene encoding PHD finger protein 20: MSKRPPNRRGIKFEVGAALEARDSLKNWYVANIEKIDYENEKILIHYRQWSHRYDEWFDWASPYLRPVERVQLRREGRQEDSFIPGFHVNDKVLASWSDCRFYPAKVLAVNKDASYTVKFYDGVIQTVKGIHVKPFTKERRKKLTAKNEEKPIVKSTEKDKEMQEAIEVNGDKQAAGQADCVPEEEVNEISDLDGEVEQKKSDGNGTCLEVEDISIKEEYEERCLERIGQHNYSKSSMKKVSGPEEKEEEAAVNVEDSVVFDTGMNFIEGMVKRNETEEAEVHVEQKEEEIKGKCVPHDRKSRRQRIRRKRRLSMARRSSKKSKTDSEKSLHNDCKPTFASTNQGKGSDPLHLTQSPNETAVPKAQCQSEAFKPTAVRKQAFHNPNRFSREPLYRVIRNQPPPVLSINLDHNPYKCSAPGCAKSFRKAKLLHYHMKYYHGDDRLIELDQSRAVDKHTTLNNQGSPKKRCITSHEIAQMTVKRRSVVPPVVSTQNYQPWTSLKNKTRDNQLASNMHRYFNKERDKRFMEMEGAKERDRLKEKQTRDFLRIKLKEKKKIRKTTSDEDSVSDWSSDSCGWSEDEMGADLEVIASPLSCSSVASTTGSQETVRCVCEVEEENDFMLQCEECLYWQHGTCMGLLEENVPERYACFICRDSPGQIRGQRQSLRYWYDRDWLSTGHMYGLSFLENYSHQNGKKIAATHQLLGDVQHVVEVLNGLQLKISVLQSQSHPDLKLWRQPWKLTEKSRMKSMALPDTKTVSASASLEAIQRKEPLTSSFQDYISSEHCYQKPQTLYQVLEPRLVLKTRVESVLEDRYHNTETVLKNEQHYNGEIRPALLKTCSTQILNHSKDAGEKCEAGADGGGVKGGAQQQQWRINLLEHIETVQEEVTHRMDFIERELDVLENWLDCTGELEPPEPLDRLPELKHSIKQLLNEMGKVQQIALTCAT; this comes from the exons ATGAGCAAAAGGCCTCCTAACAGACGAGGAATTAAGTTTGAGGTGGGCGCTGCTCTTGAAGCACGGGACAGTCTGAAGAACTG GTATGTTGCCAACATTGAGAAGATTGACTATGAGAACGAGAAGATCTTAATCCACTATCGCCAGTGGAGCCATCGCTACGATGAGTGGTTTGACTGGGCCAGTCCGTACCTGAGGCCCGTGGAGAGGGTTCAGCTGAGGAGAGAGGGACGACAGGAAGACAGCTTTATCCCT GGATTTCATGTGAATGACAAAGTTCTTGCCAGTTGGTCCGATTGTCGATTTTATCCTGCAAAAGTCTTGGCCGTCAATAAAGATG CATCCTACACTGTTAAGTTCTATGATGGTGTCATCCAAACAGTTAAAGGAATCCATGTGAAGCCCTTCACCAAAGAG agaagaaagaaactaaCTGCTAAAAATGAAGAGAAGCCCATAGTAAAAAGCACAGAAAAGGACAAGGAAATGCAGGAAGCGATTGAAGTCAATGGCGATAAACAAGCAGCAGGGCAAGCTGACTGTGTTCCTGAGGAAGAGGTGAATGAGATCTCCGATTTGGATGGAGAAGTTGAACAAAAGAAAAGCGATGGGAATGGGACATGCCTTGAAGTGGAAGATATAAGCATAAAGGAGGAATATGAGGAGAGGTGCTTGGAGCGAATAGGGCAGCACAATTACAGTAAGTCATCTATGAAGAAGGTCTCAGGGCCTGAGGAGAAAGAAGAGGAAGCCGCAGTGAACGTGGAGGACTCTGTGGTGTTTGATACGGGTATGAACTTTATTGAGGGGATGGTAAAGAGAAATGAGACCGAGGAAGCAGAAGTTCACGTGGAACAAAAAGAGGAGGAAATAAAAGGAAAGTGTGTTCCTCATGACAGAAAGTCACGGAGGCAGCGCATAAGAA GGAAGAGGAGACTTTCAATGGCACGAAGGAGCTCCAAAAAAAGCAAGACTGATTCAG AAAAAAGTTTGCATAATGATTGCAAGCCCACATTTGCATCCACCAATCAAGGAAAAGGATCAGACCCCTTACATCTAACACAATCACCCAATGAAACAGCAGTACCTAAGGCTCAATGCCAATCAGAAGCTTTTAAGCCTACAG CAGTCAGAAAACAAGCTTTCCACAACCCCAACCGATTCAGCAGAGAGCCAT TATACAGAGTCATCAGAAACCAGCCTCCACCGGTGCTCTCTATCAACTTGGACCATAATCCATATAAATGCAGCGCTCCTGGCTGTGCGAAGTCTTTCCGCAAAGCAAAACTCCTGCACTATCATATGAAGTACTACCATGGAGATGATCGTCTGATTGAACTGGACCAGAGCAGGGCAGTGGATAAACACACCACACTTAACAATCAGGGTAGCCCTAAGAAGAGGTGCATTACATCGCATGAGATTGCGCAGATGACTGTGAAGAGACGCTCTGTAGTGCCTCCTGTCGTCAGTACACAGAATTACCAACCGTGGACTTCACTGAAGAACAAGACCAGAGACAATCAGCTAGCCAGCAACATGCATAGATACTTCAACAAGGAAAGAGACAAGAGGTTTATGGAAATGG AAGGTGCGAAGGAACGTGACAGGctaaaagaaaaacagactAGAGACTTCCTGCGAATAAAGTTGAAGGAAAAGAAGAAGATAAGAAAAACCACATCAG ATGAGGATAGCGTTTCTGACTGGTCCTCTGACAGCTGTGGATGGAGTGAAGATGAAATGGGGGCAGATTTGGAAGTCATTGCCTCACCTCTCAGCTGTAGCTCTGTTGCCTCCACAACAGGAAGTCAGGAAACTGTCCGCTGTGTGTGTGAAGTGGAAGAGGAAAATGACTTCATGTTACAG TGTGAAGAGTGTCTGTACTGGCAGCATGGAACCTGTATGGGCCTCCTGGAAGAGAATGTTCCAGAACGATACGCTTGCTTCATTTGCCGGGATTCTCCAG GGCAGATCAGAGGTCAGAGACAGAGCCTGCGGTACTGGTATGACAGGGACTGGCTTAGCACCGGCCATATGTACGGCCTCTCTTTCCTGGAGAACTACTCCCATCAGAACGGCAAGAAGATTGCAGCCACTCATCAGCTGTTAGGGGACGTTCAGCATGTGGTGGAAGTCCTCAATGGCCTGCAGCTCAAAATCAGCGTGCTACA GAGCCAAAGTCACCCAGACCTCAAGTTGTGGCGGCAGCCATGGAAGTTGACTGAGAAATCCAGGATGAAAAGCATGGCTCTTCCAGACACAAAAACAGTTTCTGCATCAGCATCCTTAGAAGCCATTCAACGTAAAGAGCCCTTGACTTCATCCTTCCAGGACTACATTAGCAGTGAGCATTGCTACCAAAAGCCACAAACACTATACCAGGTATTGGAGCCGAGGCTGGTGCTGAAGACACGGGTGGAGTCAGTGCTGGAAGACAGATATCACAACACTGAGACAGTGCTGAAGAATGAACAACACTATAATGGAGAGATCCGACCAGCACTACTGAAGACATGTAGTACTCAGATCTTGAACCACAGCAAG GATGCAGGAGAGAAGTGTGAGGCGGGTGCTGATGGAGGCGGGGTTAAGGGCGGAGCTCAGCAGCAGCAGTGGAGGATCAACCTGCTGGAGCATATCGAGACTGTACAAGAAGAGGTTACTCACAGGATGGACTTCATCGAAAGGGAGCTTGATG TGCTTGAAAACTGGCTTGACTGCACGGGTGAGCTGGAGCCTCCAGAGCCGCTGGACCGTCTGCCTGAACTCAAGCACAGCATCAAACAGCTGCTGAACGAAATGGGAAAGGTGCAGCAGATCGCTCTGACTTGTGCCACATGA
- the arhgap46a gene encoding rho GTPase-activating protein 39, whose product MAGTSADWVEILEPRSQERMYVNLATGECGWDPPTDVPVRQADGNQWWELFDPQSGRFYYYNSAGRLTVWHRPQGADIVPLSQLQAMKRSTGSERKADGGTRERQHGTQSTGSQDRRTPLPPMEPYTKEPECAGKESKQQEMDNRQKPDIHSVDSSKDSLREEQRDTSQRWQPSPGSKAAMLVKVSSIGRSQTRGTSGTASLHLPQSKASDHSACTLNPGSVKSVSGYMLSPQAYKTTPGGKIAADSRQAHHLRKASNGSFCLVTPEDSTASLRPHSNSPRPISPQYGATARLYNDPSSDCPIYDEPPVDMEVEGAHLHNGPSRHSLQKMKLLQHPGQSHSSSRHKRNPSDYSPAGLECIKHMVNVDPKQGLLSTSPVPSPSPSPTSASESLLLPTRGLQKEPASLEKKQSWRILEASVLRAMEVHHSRQGSQGSQDYSTPPPPAVSYQDSGYSTGPSPSLRRKSRRRMGAGAQGRPGSVGSTGELTALNERLMEEMREVVSRSNTMRETKASLDSEMSESSSSQRTHSVGQCSSREDIASCSRSLSRTNNYPSMAFTPLEIPGRQKRTYEKVDTLEKSVTLSSPETAGPPSQAGTLEPTVQLESRKKGMVDNRTGSLGPHRHVASDSNLQAGGAGAYQLSYATLRQPPPPDANMADWASKHLNMHTQGLFRRRVSIANMLSWNRGSIKKPMLMTNDRTVRKEACEMFKLVQAYMGDRPSRLDRRHVALLIVTKCWGMQGLRDELYVQLVRQTTGNTSPRSLAAGWELMAVCLAFFAPSPKFCCYLEGYIQRHVEPANDKKITRYILDQQDIKKKNSKSRKKRKQNSEEETEALPISTYAKYCYRKLQKVAVTGGKKGLRKPSLEEVDHSRRAIMTPSLFGSSLEEVMERQSELFPDRKLPWVQVQLSQYVLALGGAQTEGIFRVPGDIDEVNALKLQVDQWRIPENLSDPNVPASLMKLWYRELEEPLIPMSFYKQCVSNYDDPVEAISVVQSLPELNRLVLCYFIHFLQVFAQPANVAVTKMDVNNLAMVMAPNCLRCQSDDPRVIFENTRKEMSFLRMLIVHLDTSFIEGIV is encoded by the exons ATGGCCGGGACAAG CGCTGATTGGGTGGAAATCCTTGAGCCTCGTTCGCAAGAACGCATGTATGTGAATCTGGCCACGGGAGAGTGTGGCTGGGACCCACCCACCGATGTGCCGGTCCGCCAGGCTGATGGCAACCAGTGGTGGGAGCTTTTTGACCCCCAGAGCGGCAGGTTTTACTACTACAACTCTGCTGGCCGCTTGACCGTATGGCACAGACCTCAGGGTGCAGATATTGTCCCTCTGTCTCAGCTCCAGGCCATGAAACGCAGCACTGGGTCTGAGCGCAAGGCTGATGGGGGTACTAGGGAAAGGCAACATGGGACTCAGTCCACAGGGAGTCAAGATAGACGCACCCCTCTACCACCCATGGAGCCCTACACTAAAGAGCCAGAATGTGCCGGCAAAGAGTCTAAACAACAAGAAATGGACAACAGACAGAAACCAGACATCCACAGCGTCGATAGCAGCAAAGACTCACTCAG GGAAGAGCAAAGAGACACATCTCAAAGGTGGCAGCCCTCTCCTGGATCCAAAGCCGCCATGTTGGTAAAGGTCAGCAGCATTGGCAGAAGCCAGACAAGAGGAACCAGCGGAACTGCTTCCCTTCATCTCCCACAGAGCAAAGCCAGTGACCATAGTGCCTGCACACTCAATCCTGGCAGTGTCAAATCTGTTTCAGGCTACATGCTGTCACCACAGGCTTACAAAACCACACCAGGAGGAAAAATAGCAGCAGACTCCAGGCAGGCCCACCACTTGAGGAAGGCAAGCAATGGCAGCTTCTGCCTGGTGACCCCTGAGGACTCGACAGCATCTCTACGGCCACATTCTAACTCACCTAGGCCAATATCTCCTCAGTATGGAGCAACCGCACGCCTCTACAATGATCCATCATCTGATTGCCCCATTTACGACGAACCTCCAGTAGATATGGAGGTTGAAGGTGCTCACCTACACAACGGCCCATCTAGACACAGTCTCCAGAAGATGAAACTTCTCCAGCACCCGGGTCAATCTCACAGCAGTTCCAGACACAAGAGGAACCCATCAGACTATAGTCCAGCAGGGTTAGAGTGTATCAAGCACATGGTGAATGTAGACCCCAAGCAAGGGCTTCTTTCCACCTCACCGGTCCCCTCTCCCAGCCCCTCTCCAACCTCCGCATCTGAATCTCTGCTTCTCCCGACAAGGGGGCTTCAGAAGGAGCCCGCCAGCCTGGAGAAGAAGCAGTCATGGAGGATCCTAGAAGCAAGTGTTCTCAGAGCCATGGAAGTGCACCATAGCCGGCAGGGCAGCCAAGGATCTCAGGACTATTCAACACCACCACCTCCCGCAGTTAGCTATCAAGACTCGGGTTACTCAACCGGCCCATCTCCAAGTCTGCGGAGGAAAAGCAGGAGGAGGATGGGTGCCGGGGCCCAGGGCCGACCTGGGTCTGTGGGCAGCACTGGGGAACTCACAGCCCTGAACGAGCGTCTGATGGAAGAGATGAGGGAGGTGGTTAGTCGCTCGAACACCATGCGGGAGACCAAAGCTAGTCTGGACTCTGAGATGTCGGAGAGCTCTTCCTCCCAGCGCACACACAGTGTGGGACAGTGCTCCTCCAGGGAGGACATTGCATCTTGCAGCAGGTCACTTAGCAGGACAAATAACTATCCCAGTATGGCATTCACACCTCTGGAGATTCCAGGACGACAGAAGAGGACTTATGAAAAGGTGGACACGCTTGAGAAGAGTGTGACTTTGTCCTCACCTGAGACTGCTGGACCCCCTTCACAG GCGGGAACTCTGGAGCCAACGGTTCAGCTGGAGAGTAGAAAGAAAGGTATGGTAGACAACCGAACGGGCTCACTCGGCCCTCATCGCCACGTAGCCAGCGACTCCAATTTGCAGGCAGGTGGTGCTGGAGCTTACCAGCTTTCCTACGCCACCCTCCGTCAACCCCCACCCCCAGATGCCAACATGGCTGACTGGGCCAGCAAGCACCTGAACATGCACACCCAGGGCCTGTTCCGCCGCCGAGTTTCCATCGCCAACATGCTGTCCTGGAACCGCGGCTCCATCAAGAAGCCTATGCTGATGACCAACGACCGCACTGTACGCAAAGAAGCCTGCGAGATGTTTAAGCTCGTCCAGGCATACATGGGTGACCGGCCCTCACGGCTGGACCGGCGCCACGTGGCTCTCCTCATTGTCACCAAGTGCTGGGGCATGCAGGGCCTGAGGGACGAGCTCTATGTCCAACTCGTGAGGCAGACCACAGGCAACACAAGCCCACGCAGCCTGGCAGCAGGCTGGGAGCTCATGGCTGTGTGCCTTGCCTTCTTCGCTCCTTCACCCAAGTTCTGCTGCTACCTGGAAGGCTACATTCAGCGGCACGTGGAGCCAGCCAATGACAAGAAAA TAACCCGATACATATTGGACCAGCAGGATATTAAGAAGAAGAACTCAAAGTCAAGGAAGAAGAGAAAACAGAACTCAGAGGAAGAAACAGAGG CTCTCCCTATCAGCACATATGCCAAGTACTGCTACCGGAAGCTCCAGAAAGTGGCGGTCACTGGAGGGAAAAAG GGTCTCCGTAAGCCCAGTTTGGAGGAGGTAGACCACAGTCGGCGTGCCATCATGACCCCTTCGCTGTTTGGCAGCTCTCTAGAGGAAGTGATGGAGCGGCAGAGTGAACTCTTCCCAGACAGGAAGTTGCCATGGGTGCAAGTGCAGCTGTCTCAGTATGTGCTAGCTCTGGGCGGAGCGCAGACTGAAGGCATATTCAG GGTTCCTGGTGACATTGATGAAGTTAATGCACTGAAGCTTCAGGTGGACCAGTGGAGGATTCCTGAAAATCTGTCAGACCCCAATGTTCCTG CCTCTCTGATGAAGCTGTGGTACCGTGAGCTGGAGGAGCCTCTCATCCCCATGAGTTTCTACAAGCAGTGTGTCAGTAACTATGATGATCCTGTGGAAGCCATCAGTGTGGTGCAGTCGCTGCCTGAGCTCAACCGACTGGTGCTGTGCTACTTCATCCACTTCCTGCAG GTTTTTGCTCAGCCTGCAAACGTTGCAGTCACTAAAATGGACGTGAACAACCTTGCTATGGTAATGGCTCCTAATTGCCTTCGGTGCCAATCGGACGACCCCCGTGTCATATTTGAGAACACCCGCAAAGAGATGTCTTTCTTGCGAATGCTCATTGTACATCTGGACACAAGCTTCATAGAGGGCATTGTTTAA